The following are from one region of the Sorghum bicolor cultivar BTx623 chromosome 2, Sorghum_bicolor_NCBIv3, whole genome shotgun sequence genome:
- the LOC110433083 gene encoding uncharacterized protein LOC110433083 isoform X1 — protein sequence MEESISSSRTTAFYGNSYYCIYHHHQQQQQPPPAFVAAAAATTWSDFEDADSGWTAYFLQLASDEEEEEDASAYKRAEKQQLRDVGGVLYGSGSGRGSAAGSTVSKPNKAKDNRKTKVLLLEKGVKKTRIVEEEDPLQDTASSPLVQLNINGGDPQSEHDDGEHAASLEHSCRGPAGRPV from the exons ATGGAGGAATCTATCAGCTCATCGCGGACTACTGCGTTCTACGGCAACAGCTACTACTGCAtctaccaccaccaccaacaacaacaacaacctccTCCTGCTtttgtggcggcggcggcggcgacaacATGGTCTGATTTCGAGGACGCCGACAGCGGCTGGACGGCCTACTTCCTGCAGCTGGCCtctgacgaggaggaggaggaggacgcgtCGGCGTACAAGAGGGCGGAGAAGCAGCAGCTGCGGGATGTTGGCGGCGTCCTCTATGGAAGTGGAAGTGGAAGAGGAAGTGCCGCCGGCTCCACGGTCTCCAAGCCCAACAAAGCCAAGGATAATAGGAAGACGAAGGTACTACTACTGGAGAAAGGGGTGAAGAAGACCAGAATTGTCGAGGAGGAAGATCCACTGCAGGACACGGCTTCTTCTCCACTTGTGCAGCTAAATATAAACGGCGGAGATCCGCAG TCTGAACATGATGATGGAGAGCATGCAGCAAGTTTGGAGCACTCCTGCAGGGGGCCAGCAGGCCGGCCGGTGTGA
- the LOC110433083 gene encoding uncharacterized protein LOC110433083 isoform X2 — MEESISSSRTTAFYGNSYYCIYHHHQQQQQPPPAFVAAAAATTWSDFEDADSGWTAYFLQLASDEEEEEDASAYKRAEKQQLRDVGGVLYGSGSGRGSAAGSTVSKPNKAKDNRKTKVLLLEKGVKKTRIVEEEDPLQDTASSPLVQLNINGGDPQY, encoded by the exons ATGGAGGAATCTATCAGCTCATCGCGGACTACTGCGTTCTACGGCAACAGCTACTACTGCAtctaccaccaccaccaacaacaacaacaacctccTCCTGCTtttgtggcggcggcggcggcgacaacATGGTCTGATTTCGAGGACGCCGACAGCGGCTGGACGGCCTACTTCCTGCAGCTGGCCtctgacgaggaggaggaggaggacgcgtCGGCGTACAAGAGGGCGGAGAAGCAGCAGCTGCGGGATGTTGGCGGCGTCCTCTATGGAAGTGGAAGTGGAAGAGGAAGTGCCGCCGGCTCCACGGTCTCCAAGCCCAACAAAGCCAAGGATAATAGGAAGACGAAGGTACTACTACTGGAGAAAGGGGTGAAGAAGACCAGAATTGTCGAGGAGGAAGATCCACTGCAGGACACGGCTTCTTCTCCACTTGTGCAGCTAAATATAAACGGCGGAGATCCGCAG TACTGA
- the LOC8081581 gene encoding DDRGK domain-containing protein 1, which translates to MDAGGGGVLAAVLCMLLVFAIFPLLLWRRRSDAATADNHRHPPQPLQEDQVLHGRAAARRMRRRPGAAGAGSSAASTSRNVVEDDAESDEEEVPEGRNVPRSSKKEKKRQEREAQRQAEEAARDSRRSKQDRYDEMRRKKDEEREAQERQLEEEARARKTKEEEAAALEFEKWKGAFSVDAEGTTESETQDDGQGLLHNFVEYIKKQKCVPLEDLAAEFRMRTQDCINRIVTLESMDRLSGVMDDRGKFIYISTEEMKAVAEYIRKQGRVSISHLANNSNQFIDLEPKAQYEEERQQDDSAAAGTEP; encoded by the exons ATGGACGCCGGCGGGGGCGGCGTCTTGGCCGCCGTACTCTGCATGCTGCTGGTCTTCGCTATcttccccctcctcctctggCGCCGCCGCTCCGATGCCGCCACCGCCGATAACCACCGCCACCCGCCCCAGCCCCTCCAGGAGGATCAAGTGCTGCACGGCCGCGCGGCGGCGCGACGGATGCGTCGGAGGCCTGGGGCTGCCGGAGCAGGCTCCTCTGCCGCGTCAACTAGCCGCAATG TTGTAGAGGACGACGCGGAGAGTGATGAGGAGGAGGTCCCCGAAGGTCGCAACGTCCCCAGATCCTCCAAAAAGGAGAAGAAAAGGCAAGAGCGAGAGGCGCAGCGTCAG GCTGAAGAAGCTGCACGGGATTCAAGGAGGAGTAAACAAGACCGATACGATGAgatgaggaggaagaaggatgaGGAACGTGAGGCACAAGAGAGGCAATTG gaagaagaagctAGGGCACGGAAAACAAAGGAAGAGGAGGCTGCTGCTTTAGAGTTTGAGAAATGGAAAGGGGCCTTttctgttgatgctgaaggtaCAACAGAGAGTGAGACACAAGACGATGGTCAGGGTTTGCTCCACAACTTTGTGGAATACATAAAG AAGCAGAAGTGTGTTCCCCTAGAGGACCTGGCTGCAGAGTTTAGGATGCGAACCCAG GACTGCATCAACCGAATTGTTACTCTGGAAAGCATGG ATAGGTTATCTGGTGTGATGGACGACCGTGGGAAGTTCATCTACATCTCCACTGAAGAGATGAAGGCAGTTGCAGAGTACATCAGGAAACAAGGGAGAGTGAGCATATCACATCTGGCCAACAACTCAAACCAGTTTATCGATTTGGAGCCCAAGGCCCAGTACGAGGAAGAGAGGCAGCAAGATGACAGTGCAGCAGCGGGCACAGAACCATGA
- the LOC8054497 gene encoding gibberellin 2-beta-dioxygenase 8 produces the protein MEDYDYEPPLMATYRHLLDSHPHRLDVVDHRSGADDDEEGFLLPVIDLSSLLEQSSSGAEAAAEQCRASIVRAASEWGFFQVTNHGVPQALLDELHQAQVAVFRRPFHLKASQPLLDFSPESYRWGTPTATCLDQLSWSEAYHIPTTNTTAAADDKTRLVVEEVSTAMSKLAQRLAGILVADLLLGDSSIGDGEDDDTAAAVVSRCTRSTCFLRLNRYPPCPAPSGAYGLCPHTDSDFLTILHQDGVGGLQLVKAGRWVAVKPNPGALIVNVGDLLQAWSNDRYRSVEHRVMASDARERFSVAFFLCPSYDTLVRPRCGAGGPPRYESFTFGEYRNQIREDVRLTGRKLGLQRFRKPE, from the coding sequence ATGGAGGACTACGACTACGAGCCGCCGTTGATGGCCACGTACAGGCATCTCTTGGACAGTCACCCGCACCGACTGGACGTCGTCGATCATCGGAgcggcgccgacgacgacgaggagggctTCCTCCTCCCGGTGATCGACCTTTCCAGCCTGCTGGAGCAGTCATCATCAGGCGCCGAGGCAGCAGCAGAGCAGTGCCGGGCGTCCATCGTGCGCGCCGCCTCGGAGTGGGGCTTCTTCCAGGTGACCAACCACGGCGTGCCGCAGGCGCTGCTGGACGAGCTGCACCAGGCGCAGGTCGCCGTCTTCCGCCGGCCCTTCCACCTCAAGGCGAGCCAGCCGCTGCTGGACTTCTCGCCGGAGAGCTACCGCTGGGGCACACCCACCGCAACGTGCCTCGACCAACTCTCGTGGTCCGAGGCCTACCACATCCCCACGACCAATACGACGGCGGCGGCTGACGACAAGACCAGGCTCGTGGTGGAGGAGGTGTCCACGGCGATGTCGAAGCTGGCGCAGCGGCTGGCAGGGATCCTCGTCGCAGACCTGCTGCTGGGCGACAGTAGCAtcggcgacggcgaggacgaCGACACGGCAGCGGCGGTGGTGTCGCGGTGCACGCGGAGCACCTGCTTCCTAAGGCTGAACCGGTACCCGCCGTGCCCGGCGCCCAGCGGCGCCTACGGGCTGTGCCCGCACACGGACAGCGACTTCCTCACCATCCTGCACCAGGACGGCGTCGGCGGCCTCCAGCTCGTCAAGGCCGGGCGGTGGGTCGCCGTCAAGCCCAACCCCGGCGCGCTCATcgtcaacgtgggcgacctcctGCAGGCGTGGAGCAACGACCGGTACCGGAGCGTCGAGCACCGGGTCATGGCCAGCGACGCGCGGGAGCGGTTCTCCGTCGCCTTCTTCCTCTGCCCCAGCTACGACACGCTCGTCCGGCCACGCTGCGGCGCCGGCGGACCTCCTCGCTACGAGAGCTTCACCTTCGGGGAGTACCGGAACCAGATCAGGGAGGACGTCAGGCTCACGGGCCGAAAGCTCGGCCTGCAACGCTTTCGCAAACCAGAGTAA
- the LOC8081582 gene encoding peroxidase 1, with protein sequence MHSMSSSSMAPCTMIMASVAAVLVVLSSAAAAGLDMDFYSSTCPRVEAIVKEEMTEILKVSPTLAGPLLRLHFHDCFVRGCDGSVLLDSTPSSTSEKDATPNLTLRGFGSVQRVKDKLEQACPGTVSCADVLALMARDAVVLANGPSWPVALGRRDGRVSISNETNQLPPPTANFTRLVQMFAAKGLSVKDLVVLSGGHTLGTAHCNLFSDRLYNFTGANNLADVDPALDATYLARLRSRCRSLADNTTLNEMDPGSFLSFDASYYRLVAKRRGLFHSDAALLTDPATRAYVQRQATGLFAAEFFRDFADSMVKMSTIDVLTGAQGEIRNKCYLVN encoded by the exons ATGCATtccatgtcgtcgtcgtcgatggcGCCCTGCACCATGATCATGGCGAGCGTTGCAGCTGTGCTCGTCGTCCTTTCGTCGGCTGCCGCCGCAGGGCTGGACATGGATTTCTACAGCAGCACGTGCCCGCGCGTGGAGGCCATCGTCAAGGAGGAGATGACGGAGATCCTCAAGGTGTCGCCGACGCTCGCCGGCCCGCTGCTCCGCCTCCATTTCCACGACTGCTTCGTCAGG GGCTGCGACGGCTCCGTGCTACTGGACTCGACCCCTAGCAGCACGTCGGAGAAGGACGCGACCCCGAACCTCACCCTGCGGGGCTTCGGCTCCGTGCAGCGCGTCAAGGACAAGCTAGAGCAGGCGTGCCCGGGCACCGTCTCGTGCGCCGATGTCCTGGCGCTCATGGCGCGCGACGCCGTCGTGCTTGCCAACGGCCCGTCCTGGCCCGTCGCGCTGGGCCGCCGCGACGGCCGCGTCTCCATCTCCAACGAGACCAACCAGCTTCCCCCGCCCACCGCCAACTTCACCCGCCTCGTCCAGATGTTCGCCGCCAAGGGCCTCTCCGTCAAGGACCTCGTCGTGCTCTCCGGCGGCCACACCCTCGGCACCGCGCACTGCAACCTCTTCAGCGACCGCCTCTACAACTTCACGGGCGCCAACAACCTCGCCGACGTCGACCCGGCGCTCGACGCCACCTACCTCGCCCGCCTCAGGTCCAGGTGCCGGAGCCTCGCCGACAACACCACGCTCAACGAGATGGACCCCGGCAGCTTCCTCAGCTTCGACGCCAGCTACTACCGCCTCGTCGCAAAGCGCCGGGGACTCTTCCACTCCGACGCCGCGCTGCTCACCGACCCGGCCACCAGGGCCTACGTCCAGCGCCAGGCCACGGGACTCTTCGCCGCCGAGTTCTTCCGCGACTTCGCCGACTCCATGGTCAAGATGTCCACCATCGACGTGCTCACCGGCGCGCAGGGAGAGATCAGAAACAAATGCTACCTCGTCAACTGA